A genomic segment from Paraburkholderia hayleyella encodes:
- a CDS encoding Ig-like domain-containing protein gives MALSLVLLDKQTQQPIAHSGNEIRLNGPAVLKLPVDKKQIQSLSREGDTLVIQCVSGEVLIVHGFFAASDGVASDLVLQDVAGPLLVHFDGVEPGVLKAWYAEPSLVADEVADAAAAPAAGASALPWALGGISVLAGAGGIALAAGGGGGSGSGDGGTQPVTPPVTPPVTPPITPPLTPPLTPATPLTQISINSDATLRVSGTAAPLHHITVTYPDGTRHTVLADANGHFSVTSDTPQTSGIISVVASDAAGNTSAPGHVNYVDHTAPLAPGVTILEDGNHDGLISLAELNGQATLSVSITLSGTGAMAGDKILIAGYATHVLTAADLAAGHVVLSFPAPPAGAAFELSVSLEDQAGNLSSAHTAHAVMATDTPVITFEPLARLNFAELVSQGLTLTGKVTGHYSANDTITVVLLGQSVQGTLNADGSWSVHFPGGAYLNDVRHASQVDITFHDQVNDRDLSMPSPLGSGIDSTSPILSLDAVTGDNLLSHAELQADLVISGIVSGAHAGDIITLSLGGQTVFITLSGDGRWSHTFPAGTFSGLTEQTYPVNASVTTYDASGNPLSAYVDLSLEVKFEPPPHVEIVSMMGGDDLLNMMEAQSDQTISGTGTPGCLVLVSLGSRDYPAIVDEYGNWNITIEHSALAALSDGAYSVTVKITRTDSSGNETSNTGYGMLTVKTTSPILTDSQVTGHPDGSITVSGHIAYGHLVKVIFPGGHSYDAVVAKDGSFSVTSLPGLGSGQIKVELGDNANPDTHVTLDYVDNVAPNPPAVSIVEDANHDGQLSIAELNGTTTLTARVNLGGTGAMVGDTLIVAGHEGAYSLTGVDLERGYVDLGVTLPAAGPYTVTAQIVDAAANASGTAVESIVVATTPISVSLNPLINLDPAQLVESGLTLTGKVSGSYSSMDQVTVKILGWTMVVSISPEGNWVAAFPPADWLAQVTNSTLVSVSTHDFLNGTEAALNNPIGLGIVFDPVTSDNILNWNETRTQLLVSGKLTGMYEAGNIVELRIFGGLYIAPVALDGTWQIYMPPNAISNWPSGAARIEATVYDTDNHPLLVGNTHDFHIDLTPPPAPVLTLLEDTNGDGMVSIHELNGSSTVTLKVAFSGTGARAGDILHLSGLASYTLNAADITRGEVLVPYAAPASGSKLSVTASLEDPAHNTSPTASLDTLMATHAATLSLDPYAVPSLTVLTTNGIVFSGTFSGSYSSQDYINVRINGNDRIATLDPDTGTWSVRFNASFFSNVTSQQMVSDLALDIQYVEHLNQGALEVHRTLLTGSVGIPEVTASMASLSLEEASVSMLGDNEPQALTLQNANDHSALTMSAAATHMALAASDETAGEPLPALVPAPATVSLASVDDSALHASALTPNTRLHADLAALPPVHASRPALHELLSSASRHETNGDVPQLAPTPAVLAAARPVAHETGHEAQPLELKEATANTHPADGHAVLATMAGSHEATREAAHEVAHEVTHEAALEEAHEEAHQAVRAEHEYAALALPPSLQEDLASLLANQPHNIV, from the coding sequence ATGGCGTTATCTCTCGTTTTGCTCGACAAACAGACCCAGCAACCCATTGCCCATTCCGGCAACGAAATCCGCCTGAATGGGCCTGCGGTACTCAAACTGCCCGTCGATAAAAAGCAGATTCAAAGCCTGTCGCGTGAGGGCGATACGCTTGTGATCCAGTGTGTTTCCGGTGAAGTGCTCATCGTGCATGGGTTCTTCGCTGCAAGCGATGGCGTAGCCAGCGATCTCGTGTTGCAAGACGTCGCCGGGCCCTTGCTGGTGCATTTCGATGGCGTGGAGCCGGGCGTGCTGAAGGCCTGGTATGCCGAACCCTCCCTGGTCGCCGATGAAGTAGCCGATGCCGCGGCAGCGCCTGCGGCGGGCGCATCGGCCCTGCCCTGGGCGCTCGGCGGGATTAGCGTGCTGGCGGGAGCCGGTGGCATCGCCCTGGCCGCAGGGGGCGGCGGCGGTAGCGGTAGCGGTGACGGTGGTACCCAACCCGTCACTCCGCCTGTCACCCCACCGGTTACCCCGCCCATCACGCCACCGCTCACGCCACCGCTCACGCCAGCCACACCGCTCACGCAAATCAGCATCAACAGCGACGCCACACTCCGCGTGAGCGGCACGGCAGCCCCCTTGCACCACATCACCGTGACGTATCCCGACGGCACGCGTCACACCGTACTCGCCGATGCCAATGGTCACTTCAGCGTGACCTCGGATACGCCGCAAACCAGCGGCATCATCTCGGTAGTCGCGTCTGACGCGGCGGGCAATACCAGCGCGCCTGGGCATGTGAATTATGTCGATCACACCGCGCCGCTCGCGCCGGGCGTGACGATTCTCGAAGACGGCAATCACGATGGCCTGATCAGCCTCGCCGAACTGAACGGCCAGGCCACGCTGAGCGTTAGCATCACGCTCAGCGGCACCGGCGCCATGGCAGGCGACAAAATCCTCATCGCGGGCTATGCCACGCACGTCCTCACTGCCGCTGATCTGGCCGCGGGCCATGTGGTGCTGAGCTTCCCCGCACCGCCTGCCGGTGCCGCGTTCGAGCTCAGCGTCAGCCTCGAAGACCAGGCGGGCAATCTCTCCAGCGCACACACCGCACACGCGGTCATGGCCACGGACACGCCGGTCATCACGTTCGAGCCGCTGGCGCGCCTGAACTTCGCCGAACTCGTCAGCCAGGGGCTCACGCTGACAGGCAAAGTGACCGGCCATTATTCGGCCAATGACACCATCACGGTTGTGCTGCTCGGGCAATCGGTTCAGGGCACCCTCAACGCCGATGGCAGCTGGAGCGTGCATTTTCCAGGCGGCGCGTACCTGAACGATGTGCGCCATGCCTCACAGGTCGACATCACGTTCCACGACCAGGTCAACGACCGTGACTTGTCCATGCCGAGCCCGCTCGGCTCGGGTATCGACTCGACATCGCCCATTCTCTCCCTCGACGCGGTGACCGGGGACAACCTGCTCAGCCATGCGGAGTTGCAAGCCGATCTCGTGATTTCCGGCATCGTCAGCGGAGCGCATGCCGGCGACATCATCACCTTGAGCCTCGGCGGCCAGACCGTATTCATCACCCTCAGCGGCGATGGCCGCTGGAGCCATACCTTCCCGGCAGGCACTTTTTCCGGCCTCACGGAACAGACCTATCCCGTCAACGCCTCGGTCACCACGTATGACGCGTCAGGCAACCCCTTGAGCGCTTACGTGGACCTGTCGCTCGAAGTGAAATTTGAACCGCCGCCGCATGTCGAGATCGTCTCGATGATGGGCGGCGATGACCTGCTGAATATGATGGAAGCCCAATCGGACCAGACGATCAGCGGCACCGGCACACCAGGTTGTCTGGTCCTCGTGTCGCTGGGTTCCCGCGACTATCCGGCAATCGTCGATGAGTACGGCAACTGGAACATCACGATTGAGCACAGCGCGTTAGCCGCGTTATCCGATGGCGCGTATTCGGTCACGGTCAAGATCACGCGCACAGATTCGTCGGGCAACGAGACCAGCAATACCGGGTATGGCATGCTCACGGTCAAGACCACGTCCCCGATATTGACCGATTCACAGGTTACGGGCCATCCCGATGGTTCGATCACTGTCTCAGGCCATATCGCCTACGGTCATCTCGTCAAGGTTATTTTCCCGGGCGGTCACAGCTATGACGCGGTCGTGGCGAAGGACGGCAGCTTTAGCGTGACCTCCCTTCCCGGGCTCGGCAGTGGCCAGATCAAAGTCGAACTGGGCGACAATGCCAACCCCGACACCCATGTCACACTCGATTACGTCGATAACGTCGCGCCTAACCCGCCCGCCGTCTCGATTGTCGAGGATGCCAATCACGATGGCCAGCTCAGCATCGCCGAACTCAATGGGACAACCACGCTGACCGCACGGGTAAACCTCGGGGGCACGGGGGCCATGGTAGGCGACACGCTTATCGTGGCGGGGCATGAGGGGGCTTATTCGCTCACCGGTGTTGATCTGGAACGAGGCTATGTCGATCTCGGGGTCACGCTGCCGGCTGCGGGGCCTTATACGGTCACCGCCCAGATCGTCGATGCCGCAGCCAATGCCTCCGGGACAGCGGTGGAGTCCATCGTGGTTGCCACCACGCCGATCTCTGTATCGCTCAATCCGCTCATCAATCTCGATCCAGCGCAGCTCGTTGAGAGCGGACTGACACTCACCGGCAAGGTGAGCGGCAGCTATTCCAGCATGGACCAGGTGACGGTCAAGATTTTGGGGTGGACGATGGTCGTTTCCATCAGCCCCGAGGGCAATTGGGTCGCGGCGTTTCCCCCGGCCGACTGGCTAGCTCAAGTCACAAACAGCACATTGGTCAGCGTCAGCACACACGACTTCCTGAATGGCACCGAGGCCGCGTTGAACAACCCGATTGGCTTGGGCATTGTCTTTGATCCCGTGACGAGCGACAACATACTCAACTGGAACGAAACCAGGACGCAGTTGCTGGTAAGCGGCAAGCTCACCGGCATGTACGAGGCCGGCAATATAGTTGAGCTCAGGATTTTCGGGGGCCTCTATATCGCCCCTGTCGCCCTTGATGGCACGTGGCAAATCTATATGCCGCCGAACGCAATATCGAACTGGCCATCGGGAGCCGCCCGCATTGAGGCCACCGTCTACGATACCGACAACCATCCGCTTCTCGTCGGGAACACGCACGACTTTCACATCGACCTGACGCCACCGCCGGCGCCCGTCCTCACGCTGCTCGAGGATACCAATGGCGATGGCATGGTCAGTATCCACGAGCTCAATGGCAGCAGTACCGTGACGCTCAAGGTCGCGTTCAGCGGCACGGGTGCCCGGGCGGGCGATATCTTGCATCTGTCGGGCTTGGCATCCTATACGCTGAACGCCGCCGACATCACACGCGGCGAAGTCCTGGTGCCCTACGCCGCGCCTGCTAGCGGCAGCAAGCTGTCGGTCACGGCCTCGCTGGAAGACCCGGCGCACAACACATCGCCCACGGCATCGCTCGACACCCTGATGGCGACCCACGCCGCAACACTATCTCTCGACCCGTACGCCGTTCCCAGCCTTACGGTGCTCACGACCAATGGCATTGTGTTCAGCGGAACGTTTTCCGGAAGCTATTCCAGCCAGGATTACATCAACGTGAGAATCAATGGCAATGACCGGATAGCGACACTCGATCCGGACACTGGAACATGGAGCGTCCGGTTTAACGCGAGCTTTTTCTCGAACGTCACCAGTCAGCAGATGGTGTCGGACCTCGCGCTGGACATCCAGTACGTCGAGCACCTGAACCAGGGTGCTCTGGAGGTCCACCGTACGCTGCTGACGGGCTCCGTGGGAATCCCGGAGGTCACGGCCAGCATGGCTTCGCTGAGTCTGGAGGAGGCCTCGGTCAGCATGCTGGGCGACAACGAACCTCAAGCGCTGACGCTGCAGAACGCAAATGATCATTCCGCGCTGACGATGAGCGCGGCTGCAACGCACATGGCGCTTGCCGCTAGCGACGAAACCGCGGGCGAGCCCTTGCCAGCGCTCGTGCCCGCGCCGGCAACGGTATCACTCGCTAGCGTGGATGACAGCGCATTGCACGCTAGCGCCCTCACGCCGAACACACGGCTTCATGCCGATCTGGCTGCCCTGCCCCCCGTGCATGCGTCGCGTCCGGCGCTGCATGAGCTGCTTTCAAGCGCGTCGAGACATGAAACAAACGGTGATGTGCCCCAGTTAGCGCCAACCCCTGCCGTCCTGGCCGCCGCCAGGCCCGTGGCACATGAAACCGGGCATGAAGCCCAACCCCTGGAGCTCAAGGAAGCCACAGCGAACACTCATCCAGCCGATGGCCACGCCGTACTGGCGACGATGGCGGGCTCGCACGAGGCAACGCGTGAAGCCGCTCATGAAGTGGCCCATGAAGTGACCCATGAAGCGGCGCTCGAGGAGGCTCACGAAGAGGCCCATCAAGCTGTTCGCGCCGAGCATGAATATGCGGCCCTGGCACTCCCGCCCAGTCTGCAGGAGGACCTCGCCAGCCTGCTGGCTAACCAGCCACACAACATCGTTTAG
- a CDS encoding TolC family outer membrane protein, with amino-acid sequence MPHWPGSADDVPRILAPSQLSHLAGGAPRQAQALASLAGPTLQLNQAVQMAVGWHPSIAANIALLGQQAAGVSVARAGYYPQVRLGVGSSDSNTQIGNGPSVSATISQTLYDFGKVSGAVDQAQALVNRQQALVLKQIDEIAQQTAEAIVNAHRYQTLETIAVQQVDTLEQVLQMAQLRATAGVSTRSDPVQAQARVEGAKANLIQIKSLSQQARQRVRTLIGSLVPETIDALPDPQAESLEWAHPPDPDMLPEVLAAQAEQRAAAAQLLIAKAQRWPTISLEASINRSINGVNPSTLQRNGSYRALMLNLSSVLFQGGALNAQVSAASRAMEASRQQIEMARLNSSDQARVFREQALGAKQSIAILVQRRKSIEQARDIYRDQYKLGTRSIIDLLNAEQEFYQAQTEEQTTRHEFWSSVVNYVGATGQAREFYGLNHRTVQGIDLLP; translated from the coding sequence ATGCCCCACTGGCCAGGCAGCGCTGACGATGTGCCGCGCATTCTGGCACCCAGCCAGCTCTCGCATCTGGCGGGCGGCGCGCCACGCCAGGCGCAGGCTCTCGCCTCTCTGGCCGGGCCCACGCTGCAACTCAACCAGGCGGTGCAGATGGCGGTCGGCTGGCATCCGTCCATCGCGGCCAATATCGCCCTGCTCGGGCAACAAGCCGCGGGCGTGAGCGTGGCCCGCGCGGGGTATTACCCGCAAGTGCGCCTGGGCGTCGGCAGCAGCGACAGCAACACGCAAATCGGCAATGGGCCATCGGTATCCGCCACGATTTCGCAGACGCTTTACGACTTCGGCAAAGTATCGGGCGCGGTCGATCAGGCGCAGGCGCTCGTCAACCGGCAGCAGGCGCTCGTGCTCAAACAGATCGATGAGATTGCCCAGCAAACCGCCGAAGCTATCGTCAACGCCCATCGTTACCAGACGCTGGAAACCATCGCCGTGCAGCAGGTGGACACGCTTGAGCAGGTGCTGCAGATGGCCCAGTTACGCGCCACGGCAGGCGTTAGCACGCGCTCCGATCCGGTCCAGGCGCAAGCGCGCGTCGAAGGGGCCAAGGCCAATCTGATCCAGATCAAAAGCCTGTCGCAGCAAGCGCGTCAGCGTGTGCGCACGTTGATCGGCAGCCTCGTGCCCGAGACCATCGACGCGCTGCCGGACCCTCAAGCAGAGTCACTCGAATGGGCCCATCCGCCCGACCCCGACATGCTGCCCGAGGTGCTGGCCGCACAAGCGGAGCAACGCGCCGCCGCCGCGCAATTGCTGATCGCCAAGGCCCAGCGCTGGCCGACGATTTCGCTCGAAGCCTCGATCAACCGCAGCATCAACGGCGTGAACCCTTCCACGCTGCAGCGCAATGGCAGCTACCGCGCGCTGATGCTGAACCTGTCTTCGGTGCTGTTCCAGGGCGGCGCGCTGAATGCCCAGGTCAGCGCCGCCAGCCGCGCGATGGAAGCCTCGCGCCAGCAAATCGAAATGGCCCGGCTCAATAGCAGCGATCAGGCGCGCGTGTTCCGCGAGCAGGCCTTAGGTGCGAAGCAGAGCATCGCCATTCTTGTGCAGCGGCGCAAAAGCATCGAACAGGCACGCGATATCTACCGCGATCAATACAAGCTCGGCACACGTTCGATCATTGATTTGCTCAACGCCGAGCAGGAGTTCTACCAGGCCCAGACCGAAGAACAAACCACGCGTCATGAGTTCTGGAGCAGCGTCGTCAACTATGTTGGCGCGACAGGCCAGGCGCGCGAGTTTTATGGGCTCAATCACCGTACCGTTCAGGGAATCGACCTGCTGCCATGA